The genomic stretch CGCTCCCCGCGTCCCCGGCCAGCCAGCGGACGAGCTGGTACGAAGTCACGTGCATCTCCACCTCCACCCCGTACTCCTCCGCAAGCCGGGCCTGGAAGACCTCGAACTGGAGGGGGCCGACCGCGCCCAGGTAGGGGTCGCGCGCCCCATCGGTGGGGTAGAAGACCTGCACCACGCCCTCTTCCGCGAGCTGCGTCAGGCCCTTCATGAACGCCTTGCGCTTGCCCACGTCCCTCAGGCTGAGGGTGGCGAAGGTCTCCGGGGTGAAGCGGGGAAAGCTCGGCAGTTGCACCTTCGGGTCCACGCTCACCACGTCGCCGATCTGGAAGACGCCGGGGTTCACCAGCCCCACGATGTCGCCGGGGTAGGCGTCCTCCACCTTCTCGCGGTCCTGGGCGAAGAGGGTGTGCGCCTGGCTGAGGCGCAGCTTGCGCCCGGTGCGGGTGTGGGTCACGTCCATGCCGCGCTCGAAGTGGCCGCTCATCACCCGCATGAAGGCGGTGCGGTCGCGGTGAGCCCGGCTCATGTTGGCCTGGAGCTTGAAGACGAAGCCCGCAAAGGGCGCGTCCGGCTCACGCTCGCCCACGTTCGTCTCCACCGGGCCGGGCGGCGGCGCGAGGTCCACGAAGTTGGCCAGGAAGTGCTCCACCCCGAAGTTGTTCATCGCCGAGCCGAAGAAGACGGGGGTGAGCTCGCCGGACAGAAAGTCGGCAGGGTCGAACTCCGGCATGGCGCCCTGAATGAGTTCCACGTCCTCCCGCAGCTTGGCGGACAGGTCAGGGCCCACCAGTTCGACCAGCTTCGGGTCGTTCAGCCCCGCCGTCTGCACGGGCGCCCGGTGCTTGCCGCCCGAGGTGCGCTCGAAGGTGAGGACCTGCCCGGTCTGGAGATCGTACACGCCCTTGAAGTCGGGACCGTCGCCGATGGGCCAGGTCAGCGGCACGGCGGTGATTTTCAGCGTCCCCTCCACCTGGGAGAGCAGGTCGAAGGGGTCCAGCGCGGGGCGGTCCATCTTGTTCACGAAGGTGAGGATGGGGATGCCCCGGTTGCGGCACACGGCGAAGAGCTTCTCGGTCTGCGTCTGCACGCCGCGCGCCGCGTCGAGGACCATCAGGGCGGAGTCGGCGGCGGTCAGCGTCCGGTAGGTGTCCTCGGA from Deinococcus planocerae encodes the following:
- a CDS encoding peptide chain release factor 3 — encoded protein: MTTPELMNEIARRRTFAIISHPDAGKTTITEKLLLYGGAIQEAGSVTAKEGRAHTKSDWMSIEQQRGISISSSALTFEYAGRHINLLDTPGHQDFSEDTYRTLTAADSALMVLDAARGVQTQTEKLFAVCRNRGIPILTFVNKMDRPALDPFDLLSQVEGTLKITAVPLTWPIGDGPDFKGVYDLQTGQVLTFERTSGGKHRAPVQTAGLNDPKLVELVGPDLSAKLREDVELIQGAMPEFDPADFLSGELTPVFFGSAMNNFGVEHFLANFVDLAPPPGPVETNVGEREPDAPFAGFVFKLQANMSRAHRDRTAFMRVMSGHFERGMDVTHTRTGRKLRLSQAHTLFAQDREKVEDAYPGDIVGLVNPGVFQIGDVVSVDPKVQLPSFPRFTPETFATLSLRDVGKRKAFMKGLTQLAEEGVVQVFYPTDGARDPYLGAVGPLQFEVFQARLAEEYGVEVEMHVTSYQLVRWLAGDAGSVARFARHVEDDQGRPVMLFRSRYDLEYTAEQHPEIEFLPLPKDLTRV